Proteins from a genomic interval of Amycolatopsis sp. cg13:
- a CDS encoding Bcr/CflA family multidrug efflux MFS transporter codes for MNETREAPNAGSQLKLVLVLGVLVALGPLSIDMYLPALPDITRELSTTESTIQLTLTGTVLGLGLGQLIAGPLSDAMGRRIPLVAGSLIHVVASLLCLVAPTVELLSAARVLQGLGASAGAVLALAVVRDLYTDRAAAKLLSKLILVMGVSPVLAPTLGSALLAWTHWRGVFVVLAAIGLASGIAAALALPETLPPARRQPFQFRATVRSYRSLFTDRSFVGLVLVAGFAMAGLFAFVSGGSFVFQQQYGLDQQQFGLMFGASAVWLIAATQVNARLMNRFEPHQVLLVASLAAAGSAAVLLATALTGFGGMFGVAVPVWAVLFFAGLILPNAPAVALDAHGNNAGTAASLLGAVQFGVGAAVSPVVGLLGNNAAAMATVMFGGLVVSGLVLWLIARPWQGRAAEQDELVDTRVPVTVD; via the coding sequence GTGAACGAAACACGCGAAGCGCCGAACGCGGGGAGCCAGCTGAAGCTGGTGCTCGTGCTCGGCGTTCTGGTGGCACTGGGGCCGCTGTCCATCGACATGTATCTGCCGGCGCTGCCGGACATCACCCGCGAACTGTCGACGACGGAGTCGACGATCCAGCTGACCCTCACCGGAACGGTGCTGGGGCTCGGGCTCGGCCAGTTGATCGCCGGCCCGCTTTCGGACGCGATGGGGCGGCGCATCCCGCTCGTCGCGGGAAGTCTGATCCACGTGGTCGCGTCGCTGCTGTGCCTGGTGGCTCCGACGGTGGAGCTGCTGAGCGCGGCGCGCGTGCTGCAGGGGCTGGGCGCATCGGCGGGCGCGGTGCTGGCGCTGGCCGTGGTGCGCGACCTCTACACCGATCGCGCCGCGGCGAAACTGCTGTCCAAGCTCATCCTGGTGATGGGCGTTTCCCCGGTGCTGGCCCCGACGCTCGGCAGCGCGCTGCTGGCGTGGACGCACTGGCGCGGGGTGTTCGTGGTGCTCGCCGCGATCGGGCTGGCGAGCGGGATCGCGGCGGCGCTCGCGCTGCCGGAGACGTTGCCGCCCGCGCGGCGGCAGCCGTTCCAGTTCCGGGCGACCGTGCGGTCCTACCGGAGCCTGTTCACCGACCGCTCGTTCGTCGGGCTGGTGCTGGTGGCCGGGTTCGCGATGGCCGGGCTGTTCGCGTTCGTCAGCGGCGGGTCGTTCGTGTTCCAGCAGCAGTACGGGCTGGACCAGCAGCAGTTCGGCCTGATGTTCGGGGCGAGCGCGGTGTGGCTGATCGCCGCGACGCAGGTCAACGCCCGGCTGATGAACCGGTTCGAACCGCACCAGGTGCTGCTCGTGGCGAGCCTCGCCGCGGCGGGCTCGGCGGCGGTGCTGCTGGCGACCGCGCTGACCGGGTTCGGCGGGATGTTCGGCGTCGCGGTGCCGGTGTGGGCGGTGCTGTTCTTCGCCGGGCTGATCCTGCCGAACGCGCCCGCGGTCGCGCTCGACGCGCACGGGAACAACGCCGGGACGGCCGCGTCGCTGCTGGGCGCGGTGCAGTTCGGCGTCGGCGCGGCGGTCTCGCCGGTGGTCGGCCTGCTGGGCAACAACGCGGCCGCGATGGCCACGGTGATGTTCGGCGGACTGGTGGTGTCCGGGCTCGTGCTGTGGCTGATCGCGCGGCCGTGGCAGGGGCGCGCGGCGGAGCAGGACGAGCTGGTCGACACCCGGGTTCCGGTGACGGTCGACTAA
- a CDS encoding VOC family protein, which produces MSSHLIAVTVDCRDADALAEFWREALGYPRAERWPDSHGLTYVELKAPDRPSLLFQPVPEGKTVKNRLHLDIAPDTVEQRDEVARLVTLGARVVEDPENDHWIVLKDPEDNEFCVLPRRS; this is translated from the coding sequence ATGAGCAGCCACCTGATCGCCGTCACCGTCGACTGCCGAGACGCCGACGCGCTCGCCGAATTCTGGCGGGAAGCGCTGGGCTACCCGAGGGCTGAGCGGTGGCCGGACAGCCATGGACTCACCTACGTCGAGCTGAAGGCACCCGACCGGCCGTCGCTGCTGTTCCAGCCGGTGCCCGAGGGGAAGACGGTCAAGAACCGGCTGCACCTGGACATCGCGCCGGACACGGTCGAGCAGCGCGACGAGGTGGCCCGCCTCGTGACGCTCGGTGCGAGAGTCGTGGAAGATCCGGAAAACGACCACTGGATCGTGCTGAAAGACCCTGAAGACAACGAATTCTGCGTGCTGCCCCGGCGGTCCTGA
- a CDS encoding MarR family winged helix-turn-helix transcriptional regulator yields the protein MPDSRVPAQPDLGMLAGRLLFAVQRELFTALAAEGFGDLSPRHGAVLAYLGPGGARATELSRLSGRRKQVIGTMVDELETLGYVERRPDPADRRAKLVCPTERGQAMIGASTRILAGIEDRHAQRLGRGEYAEFKRMLAEVTDQQRHFAGQ from the coding sequence GTGCCTGACTCCCGAGTGCCCGCGCAACCCGACCTCGGGATGCTGGCCGGGCGGCTGCTGTTCGCGGTGCAGCGGGAACTGTTCACCGCACTGGCCGCCGAAGGCTTCGGCGACTTGAGCCCGCGCCACGGAGCGGTGCTCGCCTACCTCGGCCCCGGCGGTGCGCGCGCGACGGAGCTGTCCCGGCTGTCCGGACGGCGCAAGCAGGTCATCGGCACGATGGTCGACGAACTCGAAACGCTCGGCTACGTCGAACGCCGCCCCGACCCGGCCGACCGGCGCGCGAAACTCGTCTGCCCCACTGAGCGCGGGCAGGCGATGATCGGGGCCTCGACCCGCATCCTGGCCGGGATCGAGGACCGCCACGCCCAGCGGCTCGGGCGGGGCGAGTACGCGGAGTTCAAGCGGATGCTCGCCGAGGTCACCGACCAGCAGCGGCATTTCGCGGGGCAGTGA
- the lexA gene encoding transcriptional repressor LexA → MTAYDDVFDHLDASALPERQQHILATIRDWVGQHGYSPSTREIGEAVGLRSTSSVSKHLAALEDKGFLRRSSTMSRPIDVRAFLGDVPSRDGGDSVPVPVVGDIAAGTPISALEHVDDVLQLPRGLTGRGTVFGLRVRGDSMVDAAICDGDIVVVKQQHEAHSGQIVAAMIDEEATVKVYRRRDGHVYLEPRNPAYDVIDGDRATVLGVVVSVLRSM, encoded by the coding sequence GTGACCGCCTACGACGACGTCTTCGACCACCTCGACGCTTCGGCCCTGCCCGAGCGGCAGCAGCACATCCTCGCGACCATCCGGGACTGGGTGGGCCAGCACGGCTACTCGCCGAGCACGCGCGAGATCGGGGAAGCGGTCGGATTGCGGTCGACGTCCTCGGTGTCGAAGCATCTCGCCGCGCTGGAGGACAAGGGTTTCCTGCGCCGCAGCTCGACGATGTCGCGGCCGATCGACGTGCGCGCCTTCCTCGGCGACGTCCCCTCGCGCGACGGCGGCGACTCCGTGCCGGTGCCGGTCGTCGGCGACATCGCTGCGGGCACGCCGATCTCCGCGCTGGAGCACGTGGACGACGTCCTGCAGCTGCCGCGCGGGCTCACCGGCCGCGGCACCGTTTTCGGGCTTCGCGTGCGCGGCGATTCGATGGTCGACGCGGCGATCTGCGACGGCGACATCGTGGTGGTGAAGCAGCAGCACGAGGCGCATTCGGGGCAGATCGTCGCCGCGATGATCGACGAGGAGGCGACGGTGAAGGTCTACCGCCGCCGCGACGGGCACGTGTACCTCGAGCCCCGCAACCCGGCCTACGACGTGATCGACGGCGACCGGGCCACGGTGCTCGGCGTGGTCGTCTCGGTGCTCCGCAGCATGTGA